ACATGTAAGTATACGGGAGTAGTGGATGGGGATTGGGATGGGGAAGGTGAAACCtgtccccaccccgccccattgtcATGCCTAAGGCATATAACAAAGCGGCCTGAAATGATCATTCttgaattttcttatttttttttgaacaaactaaaatgagatatatattataaacaaGGTTAATTTACCGTGCACAAGACATGCCAACTAACAACAGTGCAACAAGAAGGTGTTGTTCTAAAAGAGCACCATCAAAAAGTTAAAGCAGATTATACAGTAACACCCATACAAAGGAGTTGATGTTTCCACCAGTCATGATAACTATAGCTAAATGATGCCTGTGATGATTTCAGCAACATAAAAGAATTTAGTTTAACTTTGTCGGCTAAGGTAGAAGAATCACAAGCTATGTCTTTGAAAACACGgttgtttctttccttcaaaaaaacccAAACAGTAGCAAACCAAATTATTTTCAAGAAAGAGTGAGTGGCTTTAGGCAATCCGGACATCCTAATGAATTGaattttcttattattaaaACCAGTTTTCCAAAAACATGAAAtgaacttcttctttttttgacaaaaaaaaaacatgaaatgaaCTAAAACATACATTTAATGGTATAAATTAAATCATAGGGCACCTGAAAagactatttttttaatcaaactcGAGTAAccgcatttcattaataattaagGGATACTAAGTAGAAGATACATCATGAAAGGTATGGGGCTAGGATGAAATAAGGCGGCTCTAAAATACAATGAGCTACCCTATTTATTTGCCTCTTGATAAATGACACTACATAGTCGGGATTATTAGATAAGAGACTTATACATTCAGATATTAAGTCACCAAATTCATTACATGAAACATTGGGAGCTTGAAGCGAGGCTACCAAAGTTTTGCTATCCGtttcaaacataacatcattACGCAAATCGTTGGATATTGCCATTTTCAGAGAGTGGAGAAGACCAAGGGATTTCACTTCCAAAACAGATGAAGATAAGTGCAAGTAGTCAGTTTACCTAAAATAGAGATCATGTTGAGTCTCTAAAGCATAAACTGTAAGCCATAATAGAGTTATTATTGAAATTGGATGCGTCAACATTGCATTTGATGTGGTCGGGTTGCGGCTTGGTCCACATCGATTGCTGATCTTAGGGCTTGCCCGCTTAGCTCGTTGCATGCAGCTCCATTCGTGTAGCACATCATGAGCATAAGAGACAATGAAGGTGGGTCAAGTGTTTCTAGCCTCCCAAAGCTTGGTATTACGACTCTTCTAGAGACTCCAAAGAATCATGGTAGCCAGAGGTCGGTCTTGCTCCTATAACCTGTTAAATAAGTCAAACAACATAGCAGAGAAATTATTGAAAAGTTTAAGAGATGGGAGGTTCGTACCCAAACATATCCCACACAGTAATTTTGATAAACTATTTAAACATTAGAGATTGTTTTAAACAACATGGTGCACGatcataaactattttaaaattaggCTAAATACCTCCCcggatcctttaagtttcacgtttgtttcagataggtcctttaagtttctaagctTTCATATAGgtctttaagtttcgagtttgtttcggataggcCGTTTCTGTCAACCTCTGTTATGCCAAAGTTGTTTTGTCCGTTAAACCAAAGCTGATATGTCCGTTAAGTGGGTGAGGTGATtcttgttataccctgtttttggacctaaaaatactgggcccaatttcatttcaaactttgtcaattatcaaatttcaactgcacagttcaaattgtctctgcctcgcagtattttcaatcacaattttacctatgtttttcttgcataaaacctttcgaaatgtctttacttgtcttgtaagtcattcaaaagtgtctctgaatcattacattgctttttctacagtttatttcaaaatttgcaaaaaagtcatacagaagggtattttggtcatttcctgcagtgggacccattttcatccttgtgactgtctctgagtcttttcagattgtttttttacatttcatcagtaaaccttatcaaatccatttcaaacttgcatctgagtcagtgtcaagtcaatttgattctgtttaggtcagttttagccctaggggcattttggtcatttcacacaaaattttggcatagagaggttactttgaagtacctcatttaggccattggttcgttttagtccgttttgtcaattttatttctgtttttgtttcgctttacgttttgtcaagttaccaattttatttttatttttgcattttggtcctcgaagaggtccaaaattgcattccagtccagttttctttccaatttacatttcagtcctttttggttaattgcagtttagtccttaaagctcttatttttgcagaaaggtccaaatttcattttttgtccaaggccgtgccatttttctccaggtccaggtgtcacaattccattggctcaagtgtacacatgtcagctataaatacattgAGTCAGATTTCagagccattaatcacacgccaactcaacaaacacaatcagattttctctctccattcagttagatcaaaaaacagaaaaatcatcaaattcatcaagaacacaagaaccctaaaaatttccagaaccaaaattcatacacgatttcattgatttttacatcaatcctcagagattcgtgtgaatcttcatcactggattgaagattctcctgcaattccaagtgcgagctcacattaaagcaagctcaagcactgatcacagggTTTCCTCACGCAAATCtaagaagcaagctcaagcacgtaatcacagagagagaagtagagaaagaatcggagaagatgaagaaacagaaccggtaaaccgatttattttcggtccagagaagataaaaaaaaaatcatcaagaacattcaagttttccaaagattttcctccatcaaaagtttcaaccaaaacttcaggtaaaactcatcttcctcttttaaaaaaaagtttataatcaCAGTTAAACCCgtaaaatcacgcaagcaagcatatctaaaaatttccagaattcaaagaaaaccgtaaccgtaagcacgaaacctagatccataaggatctaagttttgaaagcaagaacgagtaccagaaaagtaatcaaacgacgaaacgatgtagatctttatagatctaaacgtttttgttcaaaaatcaaaaatcatttcaaaaccgtataaagtttttccaagatctacgtcgtttcaagctgtaTTTGAAAAGataattgctggattcgtgtttagggttaaaggacgaatcaaaagatgtaagaatctttaagttctggaaatttttcaccGGAAAGTTCATAGgcctcgccggagaagatgaagtttccggcggaccttcaaggtctccgccgtagcttcatcctcaccggcggtgagggtttagagagagatgagagaagagagaagagttagagagagaaagccaggtgaaaaatgaaaaaaccggtgcccTTCTGTttatatagccagtgaaccggaccggtccaggacCGGTCCAATCTCCTTCATTCCtagccgttggatctagggtttcctaccctggatcaatccaacgtctcctgtgcaatctggGTTCTAGTgtgtgggctttgggtttgggcctagggTTCTGTACGTTTCTTTGTCTTTTTGTGCTATTTACACCGTTTTGTTGTGCTATTTGAACCTGTGCCTTGaccaaaattttgataaaaatttctagaaattttaggcatactttttgttgatttcttattgtttctatgacatttttgcatgtttgagcttgataaaaatattgcatGATTAATCCATAGCACTTTAATTCCTTTTGGATCATTTGCCATGAgttttttcatcatatttttatcattaatgtGTTAGTATGTGATAATAGTCTTTTGATATGTTGATGTGAGATGTTTATGCCTATAATCATATGTTGATCTCGCTGTTTTGGATTGATTCCTTAAATCTTGACTTTGTTACACATTGTgcttgataaattctcatgtttttgcccctttttattacatattcatttggtgcattttttttcatcattcccattatatttttccttgttttactaacattttgttcctcatgtgacttcactcataaCATTTCACCAccccctccactttctttagcctagcatttatttttgcaagttttaattcatttggtgatgtaatttgttatcattggtttgtagcttggcaaaggggccatagaagacactatgacgcaccggcacgcacacactcaccctagatgtatggctaggattgcatggttagatgaacgcttaggtttaaacacttagagaaaatccaacttttttccaaaatatgcaaataacctcacttgaaaacctttttgaaaataaaataggagtcaaaactccttatttcccttttattttcttaagtaaaatttctaataaattttaactatacttggacttcattttgaaaaagctaactccacctcactttttttttttttttttaaatctcatgcccttgaggcctctcatctctattcttcaaaatctcttttcaaaacttaaaatcaaccaacaaaaaacaaaaaccattttttgagaatgaactacgatcggttttgatcccttaaaagggtacgtaggcaatgagtcaaaactcctccaagccgaaataaaatcaaattctacttcttctcacccccattcttcactaatcacaccttcattttttttttttttttttttttttacaaatagtctttaaaaataaagcgtagaaacaaacttaggagagcggttcttatggaatactataatcgctccgggtgcctaacaccttcccgtagcgaaaacgacccccgaatctagaactttttaagggtttttctccttttacccttcccaagaaaaaagagagatatcaacggtcaaaaggttcaagtccaattaatggcttggcacccaaaaaccatgataacaattcTCTCTGACACttgacatcaattttttttcccaaccatatcaactttggcttaaaggacatatcaactttggcttaacggaggttgatagaaatgacctatctgaaacaaactcgaaacttaaaggacctatctgaaaccttagaaacttaaaagatctatctgaaacaaatatgaaacttaaaggacccggGAAGGTATTTGGCCTTAAAATTAGGGtagtgttaacttgtgtccttagggcacatgttaaaaaatccaaaaaaagaaatattttcttaaactttgtgcatttaattcattaaaacattaaatattaagtttaatGCACGTATTCCAATACATTATTTCTACATTTAACTTCTAGACTGTaccttaagggcacaagttaacattttacAATTATCGCGACGTTTCGTTACACATTATTGTTACCTCTTTTTAtaaacttgacaaaaaaaacaatacaaactttatttattttttttccttcaaaaaattatggttttttGGGAAAGGATAAAATATTAGAAGTGACGGTTATTTCTTACACAAAAATTGGTCTCTCTTTACAAAGGGTGGAGTcagtttctttgttttcttcgaAATGGCTGCTTCTGTAGCGTTGGAAGCACCATCGTCACATTTACATTCACATTCAACAACAAACCCAttattctcttcttcttcaaaattccATTATCGTAACAATAATGCTTCCAAATTCTACGCTTTTCCTTCAAAATCCACAGTTTTTCTCACTCTTACTTCTTCCGCCCCTAATCATATCAGACATGCTTCCGGAATTGATTCTTCTTCTCCGGTTCAAGAACCTGAACCGGTTTTAGAATTGGGTCTTGACCCGATTCGAGATAGGAGACGGGTTGTTAGGGTTGCGTGGGAGAAACTGGTCCGTTGGTCAAGGTCTTGGCGGTCTAAGTCTAATACTGATGTGCTTCAACGCACCAACaaggttttctttttttatttattttcttagtttttgtgtttcttgctttttgtatttttttttttatatttgaatatgtCAAGCAATTTTGGTGAAAGAGAAACTAGGAAGCACTACACCATGCACACTAAAACCAGAGATATTtgaatgtaattatatgtgtcggtgtcgtgacACGTGTAGTGTCCGTCTATGAAGCATTAAAACTGACACCAAAGTCGGCCCACACACGTAGACACCGGtaaagtttttgaaaaatcaattaattgaaTGCAATTACATGTGACGGTGTCATGTTAGTGTCTGACACCAACAACGACTTTCATGACAATTGTCGGTGTTAGAGAGGTGTTGGTATTAGACACCGATGCGTGTTTAGACACTGGACACACCTTCTATCATAAGTGTCGGGGCTACaaagaaagaaatgatattttcgaATCAGAATTTTGATGCCAAATTTGGTGtcctttgatttttgtgcagAAGCTAAAAAGTAAAAGAGAGTTAAGAGATAAACATATATGATTTATGGTAGTCCTTGacctttattaatattttaaattttactatatttttgaaattgaaaatcttCAAACAGTATTAGTGTTTTTGGATAAGTGTGgaatgaagaatattgattaattgaatttagGAATCATTGTgaaattttgttagttttagaGACCAAGTTGACAATATCCTACaattttagagactaaattggtTATTCGTTCCCTGTTAAACACTTTCTTTGTATTCTTCTATGTATATTCAATTTGTGATATGATTTATGGTTTATTGGCTTCTTCATTTGAAAATGGTTCATGGTCTTTTGTGTGTTAGAATACATGAAAGTATTTTGTAATATCCTTTGATATTATGTTACATTATCATAGTTTATCTCCAAGGATTAATATTTTCTTGCTTTATTAGGATTAATTTCttgtctcaaattattttaGATTATGATGTTTATTCAGTTTGTGTTGTAGCATGTATGGCACTGtgaacttttgttgttgttgttgttgttgttgaataggTGGTAGTGCTTGGAGGAGGATCATTTGGTACAGCAATGGCCGCTCATGTGGCCCATAGAAAGGATCAGTTAGAAGTCGTGATGCTTGTTCGAGATCCTGAAGTTTGCTCCTCTATCAATGAGAGCCACTGCAATCGGTAGCTAGTTTCTTTGTCCTTGTGATCTTACATACTTGTTCAGATGATCTAATTTCATGTGTCATTTCTGTTAGTAATTTGTTCTTTTATCTTTTGCAGTAACTACTTCCCGGATCACACACTGCCGGAAAATGTAGTCGCAACAACTGATGCAAAATCTGCTTTGCGTGATGCGGATTACTGCTTGCATGCTGTGCCTGTTCAGGTCTGTTGAGatattgatatttattatatttaatatagtaTGATCTGTTAGTATCATTAGGAGTTATGATAGGATTGCATTCCTATTTAGATCATATCTCATGTATATAAATAGTTGGTTTTCATTCCTTTCAATATAATGAGAAATATTCATATTCAAAAATGTCATTTGAATTTGCATTTCTTCCTTACATTCTGGGTAGTCGTTTTAGTCACGGTTATCCATGTCTTAGGATATATGCGAGTCATATCCCGATTCAATACAAAATTGAACTCAATTGATATGAATCTCTAGTGTGTATCCGTTTTGGATATGAAACTCACTGTGAATACTGATTCGTTGTTGGTAATGTATATTAATAATAAGATTCGATTCACGATTCGGAAAATAGGTGTTCCGATTCACAATTTGAATATAGATTTGATAACCATGGTTTTTGTATTAATAGTATAAAACTGTGGAATGAGAAACTTTTTGGAGGCCTCCTCAATTGCATTGCAGCCAcatttgtttgcattttttcGCAATTTCAAGAAACATAGCATAAGTGCaactgcaatttaaaaccttgatATTATTGCTATCTTCATTAAGTCAGGGTCTTTGTTCTTGAATAAAATGCATATGGTTAACCTTAGCATTTGCCAATAGTAAAATAGGTGACTGTCTGAATCTTTGTTTTTCTGTTATTGCAGTTCAGCGCAGCATTTCTTGAAAGTGTCGCTGATTATGTTGACCCAGGCTTGCCATTCATATCTCTCAGTAAAGGCCTGGAGCTTAATACACTGAGGATGATGGCTCAAATTATTCCTCAAGCACTGCGAAACTCTCGCCAGCCTTTTGTTGCACTGTCCGGGCCTTCTTTTGCTTTGGAATTAATGAATAAGCTACCTACAGGTTACAATGACATCGCTAATTACACTTGTcagttttgtatttttcaacTATGTGTATTATGATAGCATAAAGGCCAATGAATTTTGCCATTTTAAAATACAGCAATGGTCGTGGCATCAAAAGACAAAAAGTTGGCAAATGCAGTTCAGCAGCTACTAGCTTCAAATCATTTAAGAATCAGCACATCCAGGTAGATGACCTTCAGTAGATTCATAAATGATATTGAGTTTCATATGTAAATACGCTTTAATCTTTCTGATTCTGTTTGATGCATGATATGTCAAACAACTGTATAGACAGATTTTGATGCAAATGTTCAGCTTGTAATCTCTGATAACTCCAGTGATGTTACAGGAGTTGAAATAGCAGGTGCCCTTAAGAATGTGCTTGCAATAGCAGCTGGGATTGTAGAAGGTATGAATCT
Above is a genomic segment from Medicago truncatula cultivar Jemalong A17 chromosome 5, MtrunA17r5.0-ANR, whole genome shotgun sequence containing:
- the LOC11418749 gene encoding glycerol-3-phosphate dehydrogenase [NAD(+)] 2, chloroplastic, whose translation is MAASVALEAPSSHLHSHSTTNPLFSSSSKFHYRNNNASKFYAFPSKSTVFLTLTSSAPNHIRHASGIDSSSPVQEPEPVLELGLDPIRDRRRVVRVAWEKLVRWSRSWRSKSNTDVLQRTNKVVVLGGGSFGTAMAAHVAHRKDQLEVVMLVRDPEVCSSINESHCNRNYFPDHTLPENVVATTDAKSALRDADYCLHAVPVQFSAAFLESVADYVDPGLPFISLSKGLELNTLRMMAQIIPQALRNSRQPFVALSGPSFALELMNKLPTAMVVASKDKKLANAVQQLLASNHLRISTSSDVTGVEIAGALKNVLAIAAGIVEGMNLGNNSMAALVTQGCSEIRWLATKMGAKPTTITGLSGTGDIMLTCFVSLSRNRTVGVRLGSGEKLEDILNSMNQVAEGVSTAGAVIALAQKYNVKMPVLTAVARIIDNELTPKKAVYELMSLPQVEEV